TGGCCAAAGTCATTGTAGTTACAGAATTAGctaggaggaagaaaaaagcagcagcaggcaggcagaaatcctttttttatatgaataaaattttattgaattttaTACAATtagaaagaacaaagaaagagGAGCAAACAGTCTTATGGAGGGTAGGAACCAGAAGAGCTTTCCCAGTAGAGGAGGGCACCTGCTGAGGGCAGTGTTCCTGTAAATGTCACACAGGGGTTGTTACAAAAGCAGAGAGAATGTGTCTGGGCTTTTCTTtgattgttttgggttttttccttcccccattAGGGTTTCTAAAGCCACTCTTCTTCCCCCATCAATCCTACCACCCAGCAGCAAAGAGAGCAGACAGGCAGGAGGAAACAGGACTGCACCAGTGAAATGTGTGAACACACAGTAACCACCTGGGGGTCTTGCACACATTCTGGATGCAGTGCTGTAGAGGGGTAAAGAAgggattttggatttttcatctcctttttctttcatttttccttttttttattttaagaaaagaagGCACAAAATCTCAGCCAAGCTTCAAACCTAGTGCTGCTTGGGAGCTCCCAGTCTCCCAAAAAGCCACTGTGTCCACGTGGGAACCCAGCCCtcacctctccctcctcttcctcagagTCTGTGCTTGCATTTGTACTACTCAGGTAGAAGGCCCTGCCCAAGGTTTGTGCACTGCTAGGGAAAGTAAAGCCGTGCTGGGACAAGGAAAGTGGGGATGAGGAAGAGTCTGTTGGCTTAAACAGACCCTTTTCCAATGTGAGAACTATGGAAGTCACCTGTGACTCCCCACATTGCTTTTCCAAGAGCAGACCTGGGAGGGCTCTGGTGCTTTTTTGAGGTGATTGCTGCCTTTGCCTGTGCAAGGCTTGGTGTTATGCAGGAGGGCCAAAACACCTATTCAGGCGTGGCCTCTTTGAACCAGTGCTCTCTAGGAGAGGAAATCCCAGCCCTCAGTCCAGCCCTCCAAATGGCATCAGATTCCTTCAGAGGTTTCAACTCTTGGCTTTGATTAAGGCTATTTAGTTGCAATAGAAAAAAGTAGAGGTGCCAGCCACAACCACCTGCCGGGCTGCAAGGAGATGGCAGGGCCACTGGCAGATGCCACCAGTACCCAGTCCCAGGACGTTGAGGGAAGTGGGGGAGGCAGAGAGATAGTGTGTTGGCTTTCATTAAGCCTCTGCATTCTAAAGCAGGAAACAAATCCTGCTAACATGTCTGTGCACGTGGGAGAGCAAGAATGAAAACTCTGATGCCTCTCTGTGAAGGCTTCAAGCCCTGCcatgctgctcagccctgcataGCCTGATGAATAAAATCCACCATGCAAACATCAAAGTTGTGGGGTTTGAAGTCACTTGCCCCAAATCAGAGCAGCCTAGGAGCAACAGATGCCTCATGAACCTGCCTGGTGCTCCATCACACCACCCTGCTTCTCTCTGCCTCCTGAATAATCCCAGCAACAccccaagaaaaagaaaaaagagatcCAAGCCctagagcagcagcagcagcagcaacagcagcagcagcagtggtgcAGCCTTGCCCTGCACCAAGTGTCTCAGGGAAAGATGCTCAGACGGCTGCATCCTCCACAGCTATAAACAGGGCTCTGGTGGCACTCCAACCTAGTGCAGGAGAAACACCCAGTCTGAGGATCTgcttgtgtatgtgtgtgtgtgtgcctgtgtgtctctgtgtgtgctgaggtGGGGGGAAGAACtgcaaaaaataaagacaaatgcTTCCTGGCCCACACCCTCACCCAACCATCCCCTtgcctgggctggtggctgtgccTTCATCTCGCCCTTCCAGCCTGTTCCATGCTTCCCCACAACCAGCCCCAGTGCACAGTACTCCCTAATCCAACAGTGGAGCCAAGGCCATGGGAAGCTGGGGCTGCGCAGCCTTCCCTGCCCCAACACAGGTCATCATCCTCTtggaaacaaaacagcaacaacaatggaaaaaaaataatatatatatatatctcccCAACCTCCCTGAAAGACCCAAATGGATGGAATCAGTccccaacaaaaccaacaggaaataaaagcaaaagttCCCCCCAGGGTCAGGCCCCAGTGCATGTCCCAGCTGGGGCCCAGCAGCCCGGGAGCACGTCccgacctccctgctcctctggcctTGGCACATCTGCGGCGTCCATTGGCAcgaggagctccagcagctgggggGAAAgtggctgggccagggctgtcccaccagctggcagcagcctcgAGAGGGGAGGGCAGGTGGAGAGGGAAGTGTGTGACCCCCCTACTGCCTCGCTGCCTTTCAGGAAGGAGGAGGGTCTCTTCGCCCCACCGGGGATGAGAggccccttgctcagctctcagccaCGCACACGGTCCTACACCAGGGAGCCAGCCCGGCTCTGGGCGGGCACCATGACGGGCACAGCCCCGATGCGCTCCAGTGTGGCCTGGCTGACTGCATAGGAACGGGTGTGCGGCAGCCGTGGCTTCCTGCTGACCGAGCCATTGCTCCGGATCACCTCCTGAGGCGATGGCGCCGTGCTGGCCGTCACCACCAGTGTCTTAGGGGGAGCCGGGGACGGGTGGCCACCATTGGCATAGACGGGGCGGGCACTCGTGCTCCCTGAGCGGGAGAAGGGGGGCTGGTGAGCATCGTTGCTGTTGCTGAAGCGGGTGAAGGAGTCTGTGGCGTGGTTGGCTTTGGGGTCGTTCCAGTAGCGGCTGTTGTAGGTGTTGGAGGAGGTGAGGGTGTCGTTCTCTGATGAGGACGCATCAGCGTGGAACGTCTTTGTGGCAGAGGAGCATTTGGGTGGCAGTTCATCCTCTCTGGGAAGAAGAAGGTGTGAGGGCATATGGAGGACACTGGCCCACTTGTCCAACACCCCCACCCCATTAACTACCATGCTGGGGTCATTGATCCAAGGAGAAGGACAGCACCAATGTGAATCAGCATTGCTCCTTGGCCTGTTCACTCGTCCTTCTCTGCAGGACCTACCTATGTGTAGGTCCTGTGTGCTCCCGGTGCCAAATTTGCCACTGAGGCAAATGACCCATGCTCAAAGAAAGTCAGGTAGTGCCAGACAGTGATAGCTGTGACTGTAACCTCTGTGACCAGAGAATATCACAGCTGTATCTCCAAAGCTTTTTAGCTATCACTGCTGGCAGTGATGGCACTATCTGGCATTGTGGGTCAGAATTCCCACTGCATCACTCTCCTACAGAGCTAACAACATGAAGTCCCATCCCTCTTGCTGGCAGAAGGATTAAAGACATTAAAGGcaatactgaaaagaaaatgtattgttaccatttttcattttctccctccATTTTCTGGATATATTTGGACATCTGACCTGGGGGAACACACCCAGGATTAACAAAAATGAGGTTTCCAATTTCACTCCTGTCAGCTATAGCTTTTTCTTGGAGGTCCCCCATTACCAGCTTTCCCTGACCCTTACCTTATCTCATTGGgaatttcctcctcttcttcttctttgtgtttatttttccagtaGAACAGTGCTACTGCCACCAAAACAATGCAAACAACGAGCACAACGGCACCTGTGGCCACCGCTCCTGCAATCAGGCCGATACTCCGTGGGTGAGCTGTGGAGATGATTGAACAGagcatgaagaagaaatcaGGAATGGGCTGTGGCCATCTGTAAGCACATGAAACTGCGTGGCttgggaggggagagaggcaATGTTCCCATTCCAGGGCATGATTGTCTTCTGATAGAGAAGCAAGTGGTGGCTCACAGGAAACATGGTTACACACCTTACTGTCACAAGACAGAAACAGGTGGCCAAGCCTCCCCTGGAAAAATACTTACGTGCAATGACTTGCAGGTCCAGAAGGCAAGTGCTGGTTCCAATGGCATTTGAAGCCACACATTGGTAAAGACCTGAGGACACAGTGCTGATATTTCGGAGAGTGACAGTGCCCTGGACTTGGTCTagtcagagagaaaagaaggattTAAATCCCTCCCCCGCTTGAGGAAAACCATGAAAAGGCAAAGCCAGCAAATAGAGAATTTTGGTGTGAGACTATTAAGAGAGAAATAAAGTAGGAAATAACCTTTAGATGGAAGCATTGTGCGTGCACATACACACACGGAGACAAGATTAGGCCTTAAGGAGCTTACACTAcatgtttctttctcttcttatAGAGGAATTTCTGCAGATAAATGCTTGGGACTCTCAGCATTGTGTAAGAACGGGGAAGAAAGAGATGCAAAATTACCTATACCCAGATCTACTTGTTGAATTCAGTCTTGCTCTGCAGAACCACTACTCTCCCATCTCTGGGCTCcccatctcctgctctgccaaTATTCCTCATTCCTGAATTATATGAAACTGAAAGGTGGCATATTCTTAAAATACAGCAAGATACAGGGCAAAAGTACAGCTATCAGTGTTTGATCAGGACACCTAGGCTAAGAAAACCTAAGAGTGGGACTTGAGGCTTGGAAACACCAGTTTGATCAGAGCCCTGCTTCTCCATACATCTgaaaagcagctctggcagTAATTTATTGGAGAACTGTGACATCAGTTCCTCATGGAGAACTGTGAGAAGCTGGCTGTATTTTCCCAGGATGATTCTGcctctcttttccctgcttcCATTCTATAAGTCTTTCATTTGGTTTAAAATGCAGGTGGGTTGGCAGCTGAAATTTCCAGCCACATGCCAACATCTAGAAatcactctctctctcttctatTTGACCCAATCCTTGTTTTTCAATGAGGAACATGTTTCTGGACCcgaaaaacccacaaaaattgAAGTGGCCTCTGGAGGGTACCCCATCCACTGTGGGCTTTAGGAATCTTTGTTCCAATAAAGGGACCTTGCAAATGATGGCAGATGCTCAATGAGCCATGCCACCTCTGGCAGCTCAGACaagggacagcccaggctgccacCTCAGAAATAAGAGGATAATCAACAGAATGAGCACCTTGTGTGGCAGTTGGGGGCAACTTGGGGACATTGTCCAGTTTCTCCCAGAGGTATGTTGGCCGGGGGATGCCTTCTTCCGAGCTGCAGGTCAGTGTGATATCGCTGCCCACGTCCAGGGACCCCTGGATTCGGCAAAGCGGGGCAGAAGGAGGAACTGCGAGAGAAGAGGGGAAGGTGATAGCAAATCAGGAAATGTGACCAAACAGTGGAATGCAGGCTCACTCTGGACATGTGCTGCTGGGGAAAGCAAGGACAGTGGCATGAGCTGTCAAGCGGGCAAGAAGGAGGCAGCAGACAAGAACTCATTATGGTTTGGGGGGGAGACAATTCACACAAAGATTCCTGACCCACCAGCCCATCAGGGTTACAGATGACTGCTGACTTTCACAGGACTCAGTTCATTTAGATCCCTCCCTTGAAAAAAAGGTGAATATTTCTGTCTTTGAGATAGCAAGGGTGGTGAAAGTTAACAGAACTATAGACAAATTTACTGTGATTGGGTTTTGCTTTCATATCCCTATAATGGCATGCACTTTGGAGTATTTAGCATCAATTGGAGCACCTAGAACTAACAGTTTTCATGGAAAGGAAGCAAAGATATAAAGTCATTCTGTCCTCCTGTTGCTATGCACCAAACCCCTTAAGCTCCATTCAGCCCTCTGGGATACCCTCGTACTTCATTCCTGCTACTTTGCAACTCCATATCACAATACCACCACAAAAACTTTCTCTCCACcacattttaaaacttcattACACACTGCCTGCATATGAAGTCTATGTGCCCTACAAACTCTCACAGTATCCACAAGGCAGCCCATTTCTCACCACAGGTTGTCTGTGGGTTCAAAGGCACACAGTACCATGTTGCTCATGATGCAGTGTCATGCACAGAGGTCCCCTTGTCCCTGCCCcactcccccctccccaccccataATACCAATAAACACACCCAAGACAGTAAGTCCAATGACTCCAATATTCCTGACGCCTCGGTCGGGAAGATTGTTGACCAAACACTGGTAGGTGCCAGTATCCGACAGCTGAGTGTTGTTGATGAAGATGGAGGCACTGGTGGTTGGCATTGTCACAGCAAACCCCACTCGCCCATAGAACTGGGGTGCACCACCAAAGATCTGACCCCCTTGGTAGAGAATaacctggaaaagaaaggaaggctCAAACAAcactctgcaggagctgagcaaggAGGAAGAACAGCAAGCAAAACATGGGCTTCCAAAGCCAAAAGGACCAGTTACTAAAAGGTCTCTGAATAAGCAAACCTCATTATACATCCTAGCAATGGTGTTTTTTCCAAAACAGGAACACACTCTATAGCCCATTTTATGTCGATAAAAATGTTCACAAAGGTAACAGACCAGAAAGATACCCAAATCTTCTGGTGTAGCTGGATTGGCAATACCAGCCTCCTTCATATGATAGTCATTACCTGCCTGGACAGGATCAATGTACAGAAGCAGAGGCTCTCTGCAGGTCACTGAATACTTTGAAGGAAAACATCTGTGGATAGTATCATTTTGAGTCTCCATCAGTAAGATCCTGCCATGATTTGACACTGCTTACTGAAGATCTTTGGGATGAGCTGAATGACAGGCAGTGCAACCTTTGAAcctgcacagcctctgccagTCAGACTGCGCTCAGACCAAGTCCCTGAGGAGCAAGTATTCTTCAGTGCAGGTTCTCACACTGAATACAAAATGTGATCAGGGCAGTGTGACCCAAGAGGCATTTCAGAGAAATGGCATTCTTCTGTTGTCAGAGTATGTGGGCAAAAAACAGGCCAGCATATCTCAGGTTATGATTCGTGTGCCCACCATTATATACTCTCATTTGCTAGTATTCATATGAATGCACTTGCAAAAGCTACAGGCAGTGAAAAAATAAGAAGGGAAGTAAAAGGGACAATGAGTCTATGAGAAGTTATGTGTTAGAGGACATTTTACATAGATTTCACAAGTTAAAGCTGCAGCTACTCCCAGGCCCTCCAAATTCCACATCCAGTGCACCAAAACCTGGATTACATTTCCTGTGCTCTTTTGAACACACAAACCACCAGGGGCCCAGGGCAGCAAAACAGTATCACGTACACTTGCCCCAGCTGCACATCCGGACAAGGACACAATGTGCATCTGTTAACAAAACATTGAAGAAAACAGATTCATGTGATACCCAGAGAGCACGTTCAGCAGTGAAGGGACAATGAAGTTCTGGGACCACCGTGGACTCAGCATTGTAGAGGGCCTACATCCAGAATATGGTGGGGAACAGGAAAGCCCCAAGGAAGTACCTGCTCCTGTCAGAAAAGGCCTACCTGTTGAGGCTGGTTGGCGTTGGAAAGAGGAATGACCATCCAGATGACATTAAGGTTAGTGAGAGCAGCGTTAGT
The nucleotide sequence above comes from Molothrus aeneus isolate 106 chromosome 2, BPBGC_Maene_1.0, whole genome shotgun sequence. Encoded proteins:
- the IGSF11 gene encoding immunoglobulin superfamily member 11 isoform X2, which encodes MDGLVCPLEVSVSSGSIQVARGQTAVLPCTFTTNAALTNLNVIWMVIPLSNANQPQQVILYQGGQIFGGAPQFYGRVGFAVTMPTTSASIFINNTQLSDTGTYQCLVNNLPDRGVRNIGVIGLTVLVPPSAPLCRIQGSLDVGSDITLTCSSEEGIPRPTYLWEKLDNVPKLPPTATQDQVQGTVTLRNISTVSSGLYQCVASNAIGTSTCLLDLQVIAPHPRSIGLIAGAVATGAVVLVVCIVLVAVALFYWKNKHKEEEEEEIPNEIREDELPPKCSSATKTFHADASSSENDTLTSSNTYNSRYWNDPKANHATDSFTRFSNSNDAHQPPFSRSGSTSARPVYANGGHPSPAPPKTLVVTASTAPSPQEVIRSNGSVSRKPRLPHTRSYAVSQATLERIGAVPVMVPAQSRAGSLV
- the IGSF11 gene encoding immunoglobulin superfamily member 11 isoform X1; this encodes MTRRRPGGGGRWVPAALAALLALRGLVCPLEVSVSSGSIQVARGQTAVLPCTFTTNAALTNLNVIWMVIPLSNANQPQQVILYQGGQIFGGAPQFYGRVGFAVTMPTTSASIFINNTQLSDTGTYQCLVNNLPDRGVRNIGVIGLTVLVPPSAPLCRIQGSLDVGSDITLTCSSEEGIPRPTYLWEKLDNVPKLPPTATQDQVQGTVTLRNISTVSSGLYQCVASNAIGTSTCLLDLQVIAPHPRSIGLIAGAVATGAVVLVVCIVLVAVALFYWKNKHKEEEEEEIPNEIREDELPPKCSSATKTFHADASSSENDTLTSSNTYNSRYWNDPKANHATDSFTRFSNSNDAHQPPFSRSGSTSARPVYANGGHPSPAPPKTLVVTASTAPSPQEVIRSNGSVSRKPRLPHTRSYAVSQATLERIGAVPVMVPAQSRAGSLV